A region from the Medicago truncatula cultivar Jemalong A17 chromosome 6, MtrunA17r5.0-ANR, whole genome shotgun sequence genome encodes:
- the LOC25496804 gene encoding LEAF RUST 10 DISEASE-RESISTANCEUS RECEPTOR-LIKE PROTEIN KINASE-like 2.5 translates to KLGQGGFGAVYKGKLVNGSLVAVKMLNASKGNGEEFINEVTSITRTSHVNVVTLLGFCFEGCNKALIYEFMSNGSLDKFIYNKGPETIASLSWDNFYQIAKGIARGLEYLHRGCNTRILHFDIKPHNILLDENLCPKISDFGLAKLCLEKESTIFMSNARGTVGYVAPEVWNRQFGGVSHKSDVYSYGMMLLEMVGVRNNIDVNTNQTSEYFPDWIYNKLEKESDLRPDIVMAIEENEIAKGMTIVGLWCIQTLPNDRPTMSRVIEMLEGSMNVLEIPPKPLVSSPTRSLLESSTS, encoded by the coding sequence aaactTGGTCAAGGGGGTTTCGGTGCTGTGTACAAAGGAAAGCTAGTGAATGGTTCCCTTGTGGCAGTGAAGATGCTAAATGCATCAAAAGGAAATGGTGAAGAATTTATTAATGAGGTTACTAGTATTACTAGAACCTCACATGTTAATGTTGTTACCCTTcttggattttgttttgaaggttGCAATAAAGCTCTCATATATGAATTTATGTCTAATGGTTCCCTTGACAAATTTATTTACAATAAGGGACCTGAAACCATTGCATCTTTGAGTTGGGATAATTTCTATCAAATTGCCAAAGGGATAGCTCGAGGTTTGGAGTATTTGCATAGGGGATGTAATACCCGGATTTTACATTTTGATATAAAACCACATAACATTCTTTTAGATGAAAATTTATGTCCAAAGATTTCAGATTTTGGACTTGCAAAGCTCTGTCTCGAGAAAGAGAGCACTATATTCATGTCAAATGCAAGAGGAACAGTCGGATATGTAGCTCCAGAAGTATGGAATAGACAATTTGGAGGAGTTTCACACAAGTCTGATGTTTATAGTTATGGAATGATGCTTTTAGAGATGGTCGGAGTGAGAAACAATATTGATGTTAACACAAATCAAACTAGCGAGTATTTTCCAGATTGGATATACAATAAGCTAGAAAAGGAGAGTGATTTGAGACCTGACATAGTGATGGCCATTGAAGAAAATGAGATTGCAAAAGGAATGACCATTGTTGGTTTATGGTGCATTCAAACATTGCCAAATGATCGACCAACAATGAGTAGAGTGATTGAAATGTTGGAAGGTAGCATGAATGTCCTTGAAATACCACCAAAACCTTTGGTTTCTTCTCCTACTAGATCATTATTGGAATCTTCAACTTCTTGA